One Alteromonas sp. KC3 DNA segment encodes these proteins:
- a CDS encoding efflux RND transporter periplasmic adaptor subunit, with translation MDTTQRTTPVFATHTFRTLVLGTTLAALSLSMTACSDADAVDSSATPEVVEETVFAIPVETQSIRTGDITSTYDTTAILEAREEAFVVARASGIIEDIFVEEGDYVEKGQVLAQLDKRRYELNLAKANADLTGIESELDKVNKVYSKKLISDDTYDKLKAQYESAKASVRLAELDLKETTITAPISGYVASRNAKVGNLTESFQRERMFHIVQLRNLQGVVYLPENELPNVTVGQGATLTVAALGNHAIHANIERISPVIDAATGTFKVTLKVPNEDNRLKAGMFTDVSLEYATHANATLLPRRALVTIDNSHSVFVVDNGKVKKVNVSTGFENNEVVEVISGLEGNEEVVTAGHQNLKDSAPVEVVNS, from the coding sequence ATGGATACTACACAACGTACAACACCTGTTTTCGCTACTCACACTTTCCGCACTCTTGTTTTAGGCACAACTTTAGCTGCCCTGTCACTGTCGATGACAGCGTGTTCAGACGCTGATGCAGTAGACAGTAGCGCGACTCCTGAAGTGGTAGAAGAAACCGTTTTTGCTATTCCTGTTGAAACACAAAGCATTCGCACTGGCGATATTACGTCGACCTATGACACGACGGCGATTTTAGAAGCACGTGAAGAAGCTTTTGTGGTTGCAAGGGCTTCTGGGATCATCGAAGACATTTTCGTGGAAGAAGGCGACTATGTAGAAAAAGGTCAAGTGTTAGCACAACTTGATAAACGTCGTTATGAGTTAAACTTAGCCAAAGCGAACGCTGACTTGACGGGTATTGAAAGCGAACTTGATAAAGTAAACAAAGTTTACTCTAAAAAGCTTATCAGTGACGATACTTACGACAAGCTTAAGGCTCAGTACGAATCGGCAAAAGCCTCTGTTCGCTTAGCAGAACTTGATTTAAAAGAAACGACGATAACCGCGCCTATCAGTGGTTATGTTGCTTCGCGCAATGCCAAAGTAGGCAACCTAACCGAATCGTTCCAACGTGAACGCATGTTTCATATCGTGCAACTGCGCAACTTACAAGGCGTGGTTTACCTACCTGAAAACGAACTACCAAATGTCACGGTAGGACAAGGTGCCACGCTTACTGTTGCGGCATTGGGTAATCACGCTATTCACGCAAACATTGAACGCATTAGCCCAGTTATCGACGCGGCAACTGGCACATTTAAGGTGACACTTAAAGTACCAAATGAAGACAATCGCTTAAAAGCAGGTATGTTTACTGACGTATCGCTTGAGTATGCAACACACGCAAATGCCACTTTGCTACCACGCCGAGCACTTGTCACTATAGACAACAGCCATAGTGTATTTGTTGTTGATAACGGCAAAGTAAAAAAAGTGAACGTTTCGACTGGTTTTGAAAATAACGAAGTGGTTGAAGTTATCAGTGGCCTAGAAGGCAACGAAGAAGTGGTAACAGCCGGTCACCAGAACTTGAAAGACAGTGCTCCTGTTGAAGTAGTTAACAGCTAA